Proteins co-encoded in one Spirosoma endbachense genomic window:
- a CDS encoding class I SAM-dependent methyltransferase: protein MNEESDAQNAQKGSSESANPNPYTDPAAVASYAQNPPRVVPGFVDLQRMTALLIAERAPANARVLVLGAGGGLELKVFAEANPGWQFDGVDPAAEMLELARATLGPLMKQVQLHQGYIETAPEGPFDAATCLLTMHFLTPEERRRTLVDVRRRLKPGAPFVVAHLSFPQNEPERALWLSRYAGFATTSGIDSDKAQKASAAISARLPLLSPEHDEAMLYDTGFSGVSLFYAGFCFRGWVAYG, encoded by the coding sequence ATGAACGAAGAATCAGACGCACAAAACGCTCAGAAAGGGAGTTCTGAGTCTGCAAATCCAAACCCCTATACCGATCCGGCAGCGGTAGCCAGTTACGCCCAAAACCCACCACGGGTAGTACCTGGATTTGTCGACCTGCAACGCATGACTGCGTTACTAATAGCCGAACGAGCTCCAGCCAATGCCCGTGTGCTTGTCCTGGGAGCGGGTGGCGGATTGGAACTAAAAGTTTTCGCAGAAGCAAACCCTGGCTGGCAATTTGATGGCGTTGATCCAGCAGCGGAAATGCTGGAGTTGGCCAGAGCTACGCTGGGTCCCCTTATGAAACAGGTTCAACTCCACCAAGGCTACATTGAGACGGCGCCTGAGGGCCCCTTTGATGCCGCAACCTGTCTACTGACGATGCACTTTTTAACCCCCGAAGAACGCCGTCGTACATTGGTTGACGTTCGTCGCCGTCTGAAACCAGGCGCTCCATTTGTGGTGGCCCATCTGAGTTTTCCGCAAAACGAGCCTGAACGGGCGCTCTGGTTGTCACGTTATGCTGGCTTTGCTACTACCAGTGGCATCGACTCAGATAAGGCTCAGAAAGCTAGCGCTGCGATTAGTGCACGACTCCCTCTTTTGTCACCGGAACACGATGAAGCCATGCTATATGATACAGGTTTTTCTGGGGTTAGCTTATTCTACGCGGGCTTCTGCTTCCGGGGATGGGTAGCTTATGGGTAG
- a CDS encoding dipeptidase: MNSLKQEYSRRKFITTITGAGAAMMLNPVLAWALDEVDPRVAAIVAKTIGIDTHNHIDVPINAVELPGPKLDLVGEMKKSGLSAICMTFAVDYQQIRQPAEGYDRFISGLNAMDKVLESNNMKRALNLTDIQTAHQRRQPIVIQSVEGGHFLEGRLERLGEAYNRGLRQLGLLHDNDASVPLGDIYTKPPQWGGLTAFGTDVIRECNRLGMLVDLTHASNETINAALNVTTKPVVISHTGIDSKLGANPFMAKMMRPRLISKEQAKIVADAGGVIGVWTHLADTPLEFAQNVRALVEVIGIDHVCIGTDTKMTPSYRSAGGTKPGGNPGNQPGGPPRDPKAPNGPDGGQNRGRIGERTNEAWQDQQVGFYYAVVDALLKAGFTEEEIGKVGGRNFCRVFEAATAGHH, encoded by the coding sequence ATGAACAGCTTAAAACAGGAATACTCACGGCGGAAATTTATTACCACCATAACCGGGGCGGGGGCAGCGATGATGCTGAATCCTGTGTTGGCATGGGCGCTCGATGAGGTCGACCCACGGGTAGCTGCGATCGTAGCCAAAACGATTGGCATCGACACGCATAATCATATCGATGTCCCTATAAACGCAGTTGAGCTACCCGGCCCCAAACTCGATCTCGTTGGCGAAATGAAAAAGTCGGGCTTATCGGCCATCTGCATGACCTTCGCCGTAGACTATCAACAAATTCGCCAACCCGCAGAGGGCTACGACCGATTCATAAGCGGATTAAATGCCATGGACAAGGTTTTGGAAAGCAACAACATGAAGCGGGCGCTGAACCTGACCGACATTCAAACCGCTCACCAAAGGCGTCAGCCGATCGTCATTCAATCGGTCGAGGGTGGTCATTTCCTTGAAGGGCGTCTGGAGCGGCTTGGGGAGGCCTACAACCGGGGTTTGCGCCAGCTCGGGCTGCTCCACGACAACGATGCGTCGGTACCCCTGGGCGATATTTACACAAAGCCGCCCCAATGGGGTGGTCTGACCGCGTTTGGTACCGACGTCATCAGGGAGTGCAACCGATTGGGCATGCTGGTCGACCTGACTCACGCCAGCAATGAAACAATAAACGCGGCCCTTAACGTAACGACCAAACCTGTTGTCATTTCCCACACTGGCATCGACTCTAAGTTAGGCGCTAACCCGTTCATGGCCAAAATGATGCGACCCCGACTCATCAGCAAAGAGCAGGCAAAAATCGTTGCCGATGCCGGTGGAGTGATTGGCGTATGGACCCACCTGGCCGACACTCCGCTTGAGTTTGCCCAGAATGTCCGGGCTCTGGTTGAGGTCATCGGAATCGACCATGTCTGCATTGGCACCGATACCAAAATGACACCGTCTTACAGATCTGCCGGGGGTACCAAACCGGGGGGCAATCCCGGCAATCAGCCCGGCGGGCCTCCACGCGACCCTAAGGCTCCGAATGGTCCGGATGGTGGTCAAAATCGCGGCCGAATCGGTGAACGCACGAACGAAGCCTGGCAGGATCAGCAGGTCGGTTTTTATTATGCCGTTGTCGATGCCCTGTTGAAAGCGGGCTTCACTGAAGAAGAAATCGGCAAAGTAGGCGGTAGAAACTTCTGCCGCGTGTTCGAAGCGGCCACGGCAGGTCACCATTGA
- a CDS encoding amidohydrolase family protein produces the protein MNRRDFLALAASASAGLPSLRWQDDTTIPIIDTHIHLFDTTRSQGVPWPTPKDGVLYQPALPERYRRIAVPLGIVGAIVVEASPWLEDNQWVLDVAAKDKIIVGTVGNLEPGKPDFRQQLERFQRNPLFRGIRYGNLWNSDLARQLPNPKVVSDLKFLAQTGLVLDTANPNPALLDAIVRVTDQVPELRVIIDHLPQMTTPVEAAVRKVYDANLQELGKRPQVYVKISEVLRRVDGKIPQALSFYRGRLDELFGIFGEDRLFYGSDWPNSDQWLPFEAGLNLVSEYFSAKGRTVAEKYFWKNSAAAYHWLKRNPSQPG, from the coding sequence ATGAACCGAAGAGATTTTCTTGCCCTGGCCGCCAGCGCTTCCGCTGGGCTCCCCTCGCTGCGCTGGCAGGATGATACCACCATCCCCATTATCGACACGCATATTCACTTGTTCGACACAACTCGCTCTCAGGGTGTGCCCTGGCCGACTCCCAAAGATGGTGTTCTTTACCAGCCAGCACTTCCCGAACGTTATCGCAGGATCGCGGTGCCCCTCGGAATTGTGGGCGCGATTGTCGTGGAAGCCAGTCCCTGGCTTGAAGATAACCAGTGGGTCCTCGATGTCGCTGCCAAGGACAAAATCATTGTCGGAACCGTAGGCAATCTCGAGCCGGGCAAGCCGGACTTCCGCCAACAGCTCGAACGCTTTCAACGTAATCCATTGTTTCGCGGTATTCGTTACGGAAACCTCTGGAATAGTGATCTCGCTCGCCAACTGCCGAATCCTAAGGTTGTATCGGACCTTAAATTTTTAGCCCAGACTGGACTCGTGTTGGATACGGCGAACCCGAATCCGGCCCTGCTGGATGCCATCGTGCGGGTTACGGATCAAGTACCTGAGTTGAGGGTAATCATTGATCATCTTCCCCAAATGACAACTCCGGTAGAAGCAGCGGTACGGAAGGTCTATGATGCCAACCTACAGGAGTTGGGCAAGCGGCCTCAAGTTTATGTGAAGATCTCAGAGGTTCTACGCCGGGTAGACGGAAAAATTCCGCAGGCGCTCAGTTTCTACCGTGGGCGACTGGATGAGTTATTCGGCATCTTCGGTGAAGATCGGCTATTCTATGGTAGCGATTGGCCAAATAGCGATCAGTGGTTGCCTTTTGAGGCTGGGTTGAATCTGGTGAGCGAATACTTCTCTGCAAAAGGTCGAACCGTAGCTGAAAAGTACTTCTGGAAGAATTCGGCCGCTGCTTACCACTGGCTGAAGCGCAACCCTTCACAGCCCGGATAA